AATCTTGCCACCGACGGAGTATACCGGCTGCAGCGTTCCTGTCTTGCCTTCGCCCCGGTCCGGGAATTCATAGTTAGTCACCGTAATCTGATTGCGCTTCTGATCCCACTTCCCCGTCAGCACCACTTCACGGCCGACCGTCAGTTGTTCACGCGCATAATGCTGGTTAAACCACGTAGCGGTGAACATCCACGGCTCGGCCACCATCTTGCAGCTCATACGGGATTTGCCCCCGAAGCGCTTGAGCACCGGAATGCCGATGACCTTGGCTATCACGGTTGCCTTGTCGCCGTGCTTGACCTCACTAAGAGATTTCGGACGGAAGTCCTCATACCGGAAAGGGTAATACTCCAGCAGATCCTTCACTGTAAAGACGCCAAAGGCGTGAAGCTCGCTTTGCTTTTGAGCGCTCACGCCAGTTATTTGTTTCACTTCAATTGAATCCAAAGTAAGCACCATGTTCATCCCCTAACCTTAAGCGGGCCAGATGAATACGGCTAAGGTTCCGTTACCGACATGACTGCCCACAACCGGGCCGACATTGGTCAGAACCTTCTCTTTCAAGGTGAAATGTCCGGCTAATTCCCGCAGGAACTCTTCGCCGGAAGCCGGTTCAGCCGTATGACCCACGGCCACATGTATAGTATTCACACCCGGCAGATCTGCCTTGAACAGCTCGATCATGCGGGCGACTGCCTTCTTGCGCCCTCTGACCTTTTCTACCGCATAGATAATGCCTTCCGCATCAATGGACAGGATCGGCTTGATATTGAGCAGTGTGCCCAGGATGGCCGATGCCTTGCCGATTCTTCCGCCCTTTTGCAGATATTCCAGTGTATCCACGAGGAAATACAGCTTGCGGGATTGACGCAGACTCTCCACCTTCGCCAGAATCTCCGCAGGAGCATGCCCCTGTTCTGCAAGCCGGGCGGCTTCCACAACCATGAACCCGAAGCCGTAGGAGGCGGAGAGGCTATCCACCACAGTGATAGCGTCTCCCTCCTCTTCCAGCATGGATTTGGCCATGACAGCAGACTGGTAGGTACCGCTTAAGCCGGAGGAGATATGGAAGGACAGAATTGAACTGCCCGGATGCTTCTCCTGTATAGTGCGGTATACATTCATATATTCTACAGGAGACGGCTGCGAAGTGGTCGGCATTTGCGGCGAGCGGGGAAGACGCTCGTAGAACTGTTCCGGAGTCATATCTACATTATCCCGAAATGCCTCTTCGCCGAACATCAGCGTCAGCGGAACGACTTCAATGCCGTACTGCTCCGCCAGAGCAGGCGGGATATCGGAGGTGCTGTCGGTAACGATTACGGTACGATTCATAATGTTCCTCCCCATACTATGATTTGGCTGCGCCACTCTGCTTGCTTGGGACATTTAAGAGATTCTAAGGCTCGACTGAGAAAAGATAATAGTACAGCGGCTGGCCGCCTTCATGAATCTCAACCTCAACCTGCGGGTACGTCTCTTCCAGCCAGCTGCCGAGGGCATCCGTAATGTCTGCCTCGGTGTCCGCACCGGTCAGCACCGTAACGATCTCGTCACCATTCACCAGCATGCTTGACAATAGCTCCTTGCTGACCGTGAGTAAGTCATCGGCAGCTGCAACGATCTTGGAGCTCTCGATGCCGATATACTGACCGGATTTGATCTCCAGATCCTCCATCACAGTATCCCGTACAGCATTGGTAATCTGCCCGGATTTGACCTGGGCAATCGCCTCCAGCATGTTGCTGGTGTTGGTATCTACCGCCTCCTCTTCCTGGAAGGCAAAGGCTGCCGAGATTCCCTGAGGAATACTCTTGCTCGGAATCACTGTAATCTCACGTTCGCCCTCCAGCAGCTCCTTGGCCTGCTGTGCAGCCAGGACGATATTGGAGTTATTCGGCAGAATATAGATATGCTTCGCGGAAATGGAAGAGATCGCATTCACGAAATCCTCTGTACTCGGATTCATCGTCTGGCCGCCGGCCAGAATCGCATCGACACCCAGGCTGCGGAAGATATCCGAAATCCCGTCTCCCGAGGAGACCGCAATGAAGCCGTACGGCGCCAGATCGTCCGCAGGAGGAACCGCCGGTGCCTGCACGCTGGCCTTCTCTTCCGGGATATCAGCGAAAACATCCGGCATCGGTGCGATGTCCATACCGGCAGTCAACAGATCGCGGTGCTGCTCACGCATGTTAAGGATGTGAATCTGGGTAATCTCTCCGTGGACGAGCGCCAGGTTAAGCACCTCTCCGGGAGTCTTGGAATGCACATGCACCTTGATCGTCTCATCATCCGAGATCACGATGATCGAATCCCCGTTAACTGATAACGCTTTCCGAAAAGCTTCCTCATCAAAATTTGCTTTCACGGATGCGCCAAGCTGACGGTTAATGAAAAATTCCATATCATATAAAAATTCAATATCTTCCGTATGGAGCTGCGATTGCGCGGAAGACTGTACGGAAGACAACGCATGCTCAGGTTTGGTTAGCACCGGCGACGGCACGGATACAGGGGCCGCAGCTTGTCCTTGCACAGGAGTCTGTACAGGTGCTGAGACTGCTCCGCTCGTCAGATGCTGGTGGAAGCCTTCATAGATGTAGACCAGACCCTGGCCCCCCGAATCCACCACACCCACCTGCTTCAGCACAGGGAGCTGCTCAGGCGTATATGCCAAGGCTTCCTTAGCTTTGGCCAGGACTTCAGTCATCAGCTCGATAATATCCGTTGTGCGGCGTGCATAATACACTGCATGTCTGGCAGCTTCCTTGGCGACCGTAAGAATGGTGCCTTCAACCGGCTTCACCACTGCCTTATAGGCGGTATCCACCCCGGTCTGCAGCGCTGCAGCGAACTGCTGTGTGTTAAGCTCATCATATTGGGCCGCATAACGTCCAAGACCTCTGAACAGCTGTGACAAAATAACGCCGGAGTTCCCGCGCGCGCCCATCAATAGTCCCTTCGACAGCACTCCCGCACATTGACCGACAGAGGCTGTGTTGTTTCTCTTCAATTCGTTCGCGCCTGCGGTCATCGTCAGATTCATGTTTGTGCCCGTATCGCCATCCGGCACCGGAAACACATTCAATGAATTGACATGCTCGGCATGCTGCTGCAGCATTTCCGCACCGGCTAGTACCATTGCGGTAAAATCTGTCCCGTTTATAGAACGCTTACTCAATGAGAATTCCCCTTCCTAACTTCATGCCTAATCAATTCAATGATCAACTGGACATAATGCACTAATTTATATTGTACTATAAGAGTCTGCAGAAATAAATGTTTTTGAATCGGTTGACGAAGCAATTTTTGCTGTGATATGATATTCAAGTATTGTTTTACGCAGGTGTAAGTAACAA
The window above is part of the Paenibacillus sp. FSL H8-0048 genome. Proteins encoded here:
- a CDS encoding DegV family protein → MNRTVIVTDSTSDIPPALAEQYGIEVVPLTLMFGEEAFRDNVDMTPEQFYERLPRSPQMPTTSQPSPVEYMNVYRTIQEKHPGSSILSFHISSGLSGTYQSAVMAKSMLEEEGDAITVVDSLSASYGFGFMVVEAARLAEQGHAPAEILAKVESLRQSRKLYFLVDTLEYLQKGGRIGKASAILGTLLNIKPILSIDAEGIIYAVEKVRGRKKAVARMIELFKADLPGVNTIHVAVGHTAEPASGEEFLRELAGHFTLKEKVLTNVGPVVGSHVGNGTLAVFIWPA
- a CDS encoding DAK2 domain-containing protein, yielding MSKRSINGTDFTAMVLAGAEMLQQHAEHVNSLNVFPVPDGDTGTNMNLTMTAGANELKRNNTASVGQCAGVLSKGLLMGARGNSGVILSQLFRGLGRYAAQYDELNTQQFAAALQTGVDTAYKAVVKPVEGTILTVAKEAARHAVYYARRTTDIIELMTEVLAKAKEALAYTPEQLPVLKQVGVVDSGGQGLVYIYEGFHQHLTSGAVSAPVQTPVQGQAAAPVSVPSPVLTKPEHALSSVQSSAQSQLHTEDIEFLYDMEFFINRQLGASVKANFDEEAFRKALSVNGDSIIVISDDETIKVHVHSKTPGEVLNLALVHGEITQIHILNMREQHRDLLTAGMDIAPMPDVFADIPEEKASVQAPAVPPADDLAPYGFIAVSSGDGISDIFRSLGVDAILAGGQTMNPSTEDFVNAISSISAKHIYILPNNSNIVLAAQQAKELLEGEREITVIPSKSIPQGISAAFAFQEEEAVDTNTSNMLEAIAQVKSGQITNAVRDTVMEDLEIKSGQYIGIESSKIVAAADDLLTVSKELLSSMLVNGDEIVTVLTGADTEADITDALGSWLEETYPQVEVEIHEGGQPLYYYLFSVEP